The genomic interval CAGTCCTGAAAGCTCTGAAATGCACAAACTTCAAAAACGCCTGTACCTGTATTTAAAAACTTAACAAAACAACTCATAAACACTCTATTCTTGCGGTATCACTCTATTATTGCACGCGGAACTGTCATAAAGCATACATCTAACATCTCAAGGTTGCCGCGACCTTCAAACTGAGTTGCCATGAAATCTACGTGCTTCAGAGAGACTGACTTGGATCCTGCTGTGGTATCTTGTTCTGGGATCTCGTCTCCCTTTGATATGAGTCTAAACAAAATCAGAATGATTGCCTCCGTGTTTGACTTGGCTTCCCCAGACGGCACCCActttgcttttttacatttagtcaagttttgactaaatgatttaacatagacggggaatcgagacgagggtcgtggtgtatgtgtgtgtgtctgtgtgtgtgtgtgtgtgtgtgtgtgtgtgtgtgtgtatagcgattcagagaaaactactggaccgatcttcatgaaacttgacatgagagatcctgagtatggtatctccagacggtttttttcattttttttttataaatgtctttgatgacgtcatatccggctttttgtgaaagttgaggcggcactgtcacgctctcatttttgaaccaaattggttgaaattttggtcaagtaatcttcgacaaagcccggactttggtattgcatttcagcttggaggcttaaaatttaattgatgagtttgctcattaaagttgtcattaaaatcgatttttcgcaaacagatttaaaattaattgcatcgtattcttcatcacattctgaatctaaaaatatatacatatgtcatgtttactcttaaaatgtgatcacaattaacgaaaataaattaattagtcttacgattaaaatttaagaaatcgatccaaaaaataatttcatcttatttttcatcatttcctaattccaaaaacatatagatatgataggttgtagtcaaaacaagctcagaaagttaacaagtatacagaaaagcgcgctttcttgcttagcacaatacgccaccgcgctaatctggcgtgtcaatatcactacgttttgcacgtggaaggtgagcgatttccttcacgcggggattgacgaagctgtactgccttggtgaaaaaatacagtgcgttcagtttcattctgtgtgttcgacagcttgactaaatgtagtaatttcgccttacgcgacttgtcataTCTTGCTGACACGCGAAAGAAACCTAAATATAGCTAGAGACATGCAGCGCGCGACGGCTTGTCCCTATCTGTATAGAAAGGactgaagaagaaaagaaagtaagaaaggcagacagaaagtGGGGTGggcatacggacagacagacagatcaggactgacggacggacggatggatagacggacagacagagaccgagaggcgaagagatagatagagagatagagatcaaatcaaatcaaatcaaatcaaatcaaatcaaatcaaattttacgagggttgtggcataagcaatataaacgagcttcttttcaaccagccctcgcccagagagggactactctaatcttatatacatatatatatatatacaaacgtaaaacaattacaaaggaTAAGCATAAAAGTAAattaataaaacataaaaatacagaaaaactattcacaggactatatataCACGTTACAGGCTATACACACAAATTCTTGCgttatgatcaaaattgggAAATTGCCAGAACATGTTTAATGAAACAATGATGctatatggacagatatgatcaatatgaaaataatcagaacgaagtcttccatcactgtgaattttcgtaatttgacattaaatgtaatgagaggtgttttttgaaagtattgagactcgttgggactcgaactgattccgggagagaattccacaaaacgctgccagaataagctaaacttgatttaaagagatctatccgtgGAATGGGGACATTGAattttcggtttggtttggctttaaattttgtaatgaaagcacgtggtgcatggccggaaaggattttgtgaaggagcacgcctttatttgatttaaatctttcttttaagggcaaaatcttaagtttcttataatcgtcgaaaacgagactggattgttttaatataATTGATTtcagtgctcgtctgtgtagactatacagtggttttaaaatatttgcactggcagagtcccagatggtcgaacaataatccgtgatggtttgtatgtatgcattaaaaaataataaccttgagtgcggatcaagaaagtgtaagagagagagagagagagagagagagagagagagagagagagagagagagagagagagagagagagagagagagagagagactgagagagataaatagagagatagatactacatagatggagagagagaaagagagagagagagagagagagacagagacagagacagagacagagacagagagatgatgatgatgatggaactttatttttcaaggatagaggtttaaggcgacgccttttcttacaaccggtcctttatggcattccgtttgtcaaataattatttggatactttttcatgtttttttcaccagttttagctaaataatcattatttagaagctcatgtgctaaataagtaattgtttataaacaatgtaaaacaattctaaataattttttgtttacgtaaacaattcattatttacctaaacaattcattgtttacgtaaataattcattgtttacgtaaataatgatttatttacgtaaacaatatattatttagacttatattacattgtttataaagaatcagcaatgttgctaaataaatcattatttacgtaaacaatgaattatttacgtaaacaatgaattgtttagccaacacattttccattatttaggggtttctaggattcgcttctgaactaagttttatgtctttcagtgattactataattgaatacaaggtctctccacacactcttatcttaaaatagctgttgtttggatattattttatttattttacaagccgagtacgaaaataactgatctcaTACACAGTCAACGGTCAAGGTCAATTAAGGTGTTTCcctgccgggagtgtttagtgtttgcattttcttgctggaagttgttgaaacacagtttttttccccttattttctctgttctgtttatgtcccaacaacatgcctgtctttccatttctcttcctttcatagtttcatttcaaagagaaaagtaacaagtcgcgtaaggcgaaaatacaatatttagtcaagtagctgtcgaactcacagaatgaaacgcaatgccattttactcgtagcatcgtcaggccaccgctcatggcaaaggcagtgaaattgacaagaagagcggggtagtagttgcgctaagaaggatagcacgcttttctgtacctctctttcaggcccttcaatcaggagtgggcttatgatatgctgggtgatcttagaataaccctttttagcggatgagcgtatgatacgaagagcggggcacgaggtaagtgtctgcagaaaaaatgtaataactcctaaaatactaattatcctgcaaccatattacagttgtcaaaacccgaaatgtagcgctacttattcacgttgctctttttacaaaaaaaatgcgTATCTATTGAATAACTATCCAAAACACAAGGCAGGTCGCTGATTTGTGGTCGGGTGCTCTTATGAAATACCCCCTGTGCGCTTATGATAGCTTGAATTTTTCGGATCGGATGtgcttatgactggtttttcgcTGCGCTGCCTAGTTTTTTACTTGATGACCTGAATGATCTTAATTAAATGTTCTCATTTTACAGATCATGGATTATAGATGTTAGGCCTCTTCCTCTCTGACTGCCTGTCCGCACTACAAGTCCTCACAGCCCCTGCAGAACACCTCGTGGAAGAGCTGAAGAAGTCCCTGAACGACTTGTCCCAGAAAGCCTCCGTAGTTCTGCAGTGGATTCCAGCGCACTGCGGCATCGCTGGAAATGAGAAGGCGGATGGTCTGGCCAAAGATGCAGGAAGACAGGAACAACCAGAAACCAGCCTGTCCTTCCGAGAGACCAAAACCCTCATCAAGCATCGCTGGAAGACAGCattcaaagaaagaaacggaGGCTACAAGCCAGACCAAGACCCCATCCACCGCCTCAGCCGTGCAGAGCAGACTGCCATCTTCCGGCTGCGTACAGGGCACTGCGGCTTTAAAGCGCACCTGAAAAGGATCGGCGTAGCAGAGTCGGCATTGTGCGATTGTGGGGCGGCCGACCAGACAGTAGAACATGTATTGAATACATGCACAAACTTCACTCTGCTGCGGAACCAGATCTGGCCAGAAGGAGCTACACTGgagaccaagctctggggaacgtcagaagacctgaaagcgacgttccagttcacgacagcagcggaactacgaccctagacacaaccgtcgaacgcagaagaagaagaagaagaagatgttaggccccccaaaaaagaggtctgtttacggtaaaaTAGGCcagaaaaatagggtcggtaggtcgggaattttttttttcttccaaaaaaccatatttttacttctttttttcttttttctttcccaaatgccaaaaaaaagtctagggtcgcgcgaaaaaaatagggtcggtcgggttaccgtaaacagactattttttggggggggccttaccATTGTGGAGAAGGGTTCTCCATCTTCAAAGAAATCATAACCCACACAGTTGATAAACATGAAGCACATAAGCTtcggtattgttttgttcagctTAACACGGAGACAGGCAAGCGGAGGCTATGCACAAAAACATTCGATTTTTCACCAAAAGAGTGCGCTGAGAAAGGCTGCAAAATAGTTGTAACcgatcaaaacaaaataatagtggATAAAATTCAAAATTCCATTGGGCTTACTCCAGCATCTCAGAATGGCAATCAAGAGGCTCAAGAGCCTACGCCAGTGTCTCAGAATGACGATAAACATCCCCAAGAGCACACTCCTAGTGCGGTTAACTATTTTGTGAATAACCTCTTCCCTGTCTGAACTTGAACTCCACGCCACAAAACTGGCACCGAAACTCTGGCATTGGTGCATGCTTCAGCCTGTGCTGAGTTAAAGCCTTCTTCGATGGGCACACTTTGGGGCATTCATCGCACGGAAAGCTCTGTGGTTTGCTGCTGCAGGAGTGCTGTGCAAGACTGGTCCTGCTCTGGTAAGTCTTCTTACAGGCAGCACAGCTGAATGGCTTCTTCTTTTCATGGCCGTTCAAGTGAGACTCCAGCGCGACTTGACTAACTAGCGCCTTTTTACAGATGAAACACTGGAAACCCTCTTCGTGAGTAGCCCTGATATGTCGCCGGAGATTTGGCAAGTGCTTGTAGGTGTTTCCACAAGCGGTACACAGGTGAGTCTTCCCCCTGTCCTTCTTCGCAGGCTTCGCAGGCGTGCTGCTGGCTGGGGGTGGTCCTGGGTCAGCCTGGGTAGTTTCCACTTGAATCTCCTGAGATATGTCCAGGTCAATACCACTGCCGTCCATGATCCCAGAATACTCCATCTACAAACAGAACGCATCTCAAACCCtattagtgtttttgttttcaaatcaaCATTCCTTTATGAAAGTGGTGTGTGTTTTAGCTAGGATAATGAGCGTGAAATAATTGAGAGATGTCATTGAGGCTGCATTTTTGTCTAACCCTTTTTCTGTCTAGGCGCAATAGTGCAATTCTGGCTAGTTTGTCGGCAGTATTAGTAGGAAGTataaaaagacacaaaacatcTCACTATTTGTCGTACATTTGGTGAAGCAGAGAactatgtagaggttacatgccgagtctcagtgattatcaaaaataatggtcgaagttagcggatcatgaaaaatgcgagcttcagcgagctttttcatgaccgcgaactgagaccattatttttgataatcactgagacgaggtatgtaacctctttattcctcctttcttcagttattcaaagaaaagaggaatttttgtgcgaaagtttgatcgaatccaaatcactcaaccagtctacctgcgctggcgattgaataatgcgcggttgtatagttcagggaaaatcaatcaattctgttaacacttcttgtcagtttccctgttttggactaaaatcaagtacacagttatgttgttattctgctctGCTCAgtggtaaaggcagatagtgtgtgttctggtcatgttttggtattgcttaggaaatgttctttcttcgaatgggacaagcagacgaacttttgcacccgtgttccaacgttaaaaactgtatgaagttccgttttctggggcaaaatagtgtatgaaaccgctgtatgttctttaaattgatgcgatgtgtgcatttggttgcgtgtgatctgtttataaaatgaaatattgtcgaaaacttaccgtcggattgcagtctcttgtccaagcaactcagttcagaaaatttggaaggggaactactcttgtcgtacgcgagttacttgccttgggagtttgcgtgcactcatgagagatctaaagcgagtttctctgcactgatcgttagatttggatttagaaaacaaccaaactcatagattttatatggagattaatgtgttcaagcctgtagtggccagtttaaatgcagtatgtttgtattgtttggtctagagatgtatatttcgtacattggagcgttcggaacttttcaatcgctaaagtagttccctcaaagtctaactcatcaacatgtgagctatcgaggattcaggcccgttgttgggtaagtgattttggttgttgggtaagttaccgaaaaataactagccctacacctttacagagagagagaagcagaggggggaataaattatctctataccttcctgtcactggaagcagcaacacttgaaagcataagttcccttgacaaacgtcatttatgattggcgtcatctatgaatgacgtcactgtctagacaagtgccggtatcggcaaaccttgtcgcggcaaagggctaaataaaataatgtttatcctacatacctgagagagacacccgtgagataataatcgttcaaatcacacgtgtgtatatcatgtaaatgaggtcatgtcaagcaagtctggcagggacctgtttttccactgcttatgatgccaaagtcaccgagacaaacgtcattatagaaacacaaattgcgctcgctaattaccctcgatgaatctttagaactaacacgtcacgccacactttcagagtgacgtttctttgctttgacgtaatagattgcacgaggctttggaagagatcgaggttccaaaacaagcgtcttcaatttagctgcctcgaatgcaggacattttcagtaaaatacacgtaagtacagtatgtaggataaacagaatactacatggcttgctgtgtcgtaccagatttacactcgttgctttttcaaatagtgaacagctcgctttcgctcgcagttcaatatttaaaaaaacaactcgtgtaaatctggtacgacacagcaagccatgtagtattctctatgtatacGTTTTAGTAGCAACAAGGTAGCAAGAAAGTGGGAACTAAGCAGCGCAgcgaaaaaccagtcataagcgcatccgatccgaaaaatcaagctatcataagcgcacaggggggtatttcataagagcacccgaccacaaatcagcgacctgccttgtgttttggatagttattcaatagatacgcatttttttgtaaaaagagcaacgtgaataagtagcgctacatttcgggttttgacaactgtaatatggttgcaggataattagtattttaggagttattacattttttctgcagacactcacctcgtgccccgctcttcgtatcatacgctcatccgctaaaaagggttattctaagatcacccagcatatcataagcccacccctgattgaagggcctgtctttgttttaactttctgagcgtgtttttaatccaaacatatcatatctatatgtttttggaatcaggaaccgacaaggaataagatgaaagtgtttttaaattgatttggacaatttaattttgataataatttttatatatttaattttcagagcttgtttttaatccgaatataacatatttatatgtttttggaatcagcaaatgatggagaataagataaacgtaaatttggatcgttttataaatttttatttttttttacaattttccgatttttaatgaccaaagtcattaattaatttttaagccaccaagctgaaatgcaataccgaaccccgggcttcgtcgaagattacttgaccaaaatttcaaccaatttggttgaaaaatgagggcgtgacagtgccgcctcagctttcacgaaaagccggatatgacgtcatcaaagacatttatccaaaaaatgaaaaaaacgttcggggatttcatacccaggaactctcatgtcaaatttcataaagatcggtccagtagtttagtctgaatcgctctacacacacacacacacacagacacacacacacacacacacacgcacatacaccacgaccctcgtttcgattccccctcgatgttaaaatatttagtcaaaacttgactaaatataaaaacagctGTGAACCGTTGAAAAACGGGAAACAATGCCTCCGACGCGTTCCGAGAAGAATCTGGAGTGACTTCCCTTGCCTCATGCACAGGCCTCATGCAAAACATTGCGATCGGGCGAGAAGCGAAAATATTCTGAGCGATTGTTACCAGAGGAGAGGCGGCGATACCACCAGAAGATTTGGGAGATTGACGGGAATGATCCGTATGACATTCTCAACCAGGTGCTGGTCAGCAAATCCGGACGATCTGCCAGAGCTGAGTTACATCAACATCGTAAATTATTTTGTGCTTGGCAAGAGtgcatacactgatacagataCACATGTGAGCAGCTGAAAAGCTTACAACAGTTTTGATTCCTACCGACTTTTTGTCTCTGGCTGGGTGAGGGATGTCAAGTGCTACAGCCCAGAACTCTGTCATTTCTGCAAAGGTAAGAATGTGCTTTCAGTTTATAATGAATGAACGTGAGTGTTCTCTGTCTTGTGTTGCTGATATCACAAGTTGCAGTTCAGGATATTGTGTTGAGGCTTTGTCTTTTATATATTCTTCGCTTCAGTTTGTATTCTGGACTACGACAAAAGCTGTAGATAGTCttgaatatatttatattttgaaatagcttgcaaaatattatataaatttataatgagcttcatgttcatattcagttaaaaatctgcctgccaaacggttgtgtgacgtgtctagtgtgttggcgaagtgtcttgtgcttgtcacttctcgctttcagccctcaccgctggctagcaccgtctgtcctttttaggacaatgcgaaaagagagcagaatgcgtcagtctctcctgccagtacaataacctctccacaacaagccctatgtagtgcctccatcgcggcgacaggcgtaaactgggtaccgcaaggccccaggctagactacaaggactcggaggaggttggcccctagacgtgcggcatgcgggcccaccggtgtgtggaaacgcccaggtgcccacgaaccaacctccagctatgggtcaaatagccgggcaggataggctcgtcaaccctggcaggcagctatcctaagagaagttaaaaatctgttgtttacttttcatcccagcgaagctggaggtatcgcgtgaacgctatactgtaatcgatttgagacatgtgcataccgaataatacatgataaagaaggattcgttgtgcccggctacgtgctacagttggagatggaagttcaccaaaaatggggaccatactaacaaaaatacggtgggtaaaataggcgcccccattttttcagcaaacgccacccaaggccgctttggacgggtagaaattccgtagtttccaagtctatggataaagctcgcgtaagaagaatacgtcacggtcgaaagtctttgacgtcaattaatgcatcatgacgtcatgcctccctgtagtctttctctctcgcgcagtgtgtgtgtttgtgttcattttgtgcacatgtgctagtgttactgtttgtgtgtgtgtgtgtgtgtgtgtgtgtgtgtgtgtgtgtgtgtgtgtgtgtgtgtactcgtatgtgtgtggtgtgtgtgtgtgtatttgtgtgtgtgtgtgtgtgtgtgtgtgtgtgtgtgtgtgtgtgtgcgtgcgcacgcgtgcatgagtctgtactcgtgtgtgtgtgtaagtgtgtgtgtgggcataagtgtatgtgtgtgcgtgtatgtgtgtttgtttgtaaaggtgggtatgtccgtctgtccataattatgtgcgtatgggtgtgtgttttgtgtgtatgaagttttttgtgagagagtgagtgcgtgtgagtgagtgtgagtatgtgtgtatgtgtgacttggggtgtgtgtgtgtgtgtgcgtgtgtgtgtgtgtgtgtgtgtgtgtgtgtgtttgagagagagagagagtgtgtgtgtgtgtgtgtgtgtgtgtgtgtgtgtgtgtgtgtgtgtgtgtgtgtgtgtgtgtgtgtgtgtgtgtgtgtgaatgtgtgtgcatgagtttgtgtgtgtatgagtgtgtatatgtgtttgtaaaggtgtgagtgtccgactgtctatgtgcgtatttgtttgattgtttgcttaaacgcccagccgaccacgaagggccatatcagggcggtgctgctttgacatataacgtgcaccacacacaagacagaagtcgcagcacaggcttcatgtctcacccagtcacattattctgacaccggaccaaccagtcctagcactaaccccacaatgccagacgccaggcggagcagccactagattgccaattttaaagtcttaggtatgatccggcctgggttctaacccacgacctcccgatcacggggcggacgccttaccactagcccaaccgtgtatgtgcgtatgagtgtgtgttttgtgtgtatgagatttgtgtgagtcaatgtgtgagtgtgtgtgtgtgtgtgtgtgtgtgtgtgtgtgtctgcgggtgtgtgcgtgcgtacatgcgtgtctatgtacatgtgtgtgtgtgtgggtgtgtgtctgtttgtcataagagagaaaaagagagagagagagagagtgggtgggtggccggtgtgtgtttgtacgtgtgcgtaagtgtatgtgtgtgtatgtgtgtttgtttataattatgtgcgtatgggggtgtgttttgtgtgtatgaagtgtgtgtgtgagagagtgagtgagtgagtgcgtgtgagtgagtgtgtatgtatgtacgtgtgtaacttggggggtgtgtgtgtgtgtgtgtgtgtgtgtgtgttcgtgtgtgtttgagagagagagagagagagagagagagagagagagagagagagagagagagagagagagagagagagagagagagagagagagagagagagagagagaggtttgtctttcgctggggtatgcagtgccttggcgttgcacatctacttaattgttaAGGTTATTGTAAAGCACATTATGTGCGTCTTAGAGTTATATTCATTCGATTGACCTAGCTGAATGCTGATTTGTGCGACCttcaatttatttttcagattCTTCATTCACAACGCCTTAATGAACCAGCACTTTCTCCTTGGATCATCGCCACTTCTGATGGCAACATACTGGCAGCACACTGTACCTgcatggccggagttggagaaaccggcatggccggagttggagaaacctgcacacacgtcccttcaccttcaaggagtCAGCTGTTGAGTGTGCTGTGGCAGACCGCCATTTCTGTTTGGAATCTAACAGTGAGGGGATGCTTTGTCTGCGCAAAGACCACCCATACTTTAGTCAAGTACAGTGCCAGATTGTTATGACCAGTTCCTCCTACTGCGATTTCATGGTGTGGACTACTGTGGATAAAGTTATTGTCCGAGTATTGCCTGACTGTGATTTTTGGGCAATGTGTGTGGAGAAAGCTTTGAAAGTGTTCAGACTCGCAGTTCTTCCAGAGCTAGTTGGAAACTGGCTGGACAGAGAAGCTGAGCCTCTACAAGCAGTGGATGTGAACCAGGAGCAGCTGCAAACACCAGCCGTGAAACGCAGCAAGAAACAGTGACAATGCCAGACTCGCTTGCtcatgtgtgtgggaaaacaaACATCATGTATGACTGTACACATAGAAAGTGGCAGTAGTAAAgttgtagagagggagagaatacatcgaacgcagaagaagagagggagagaaaagagagcatgtaatgttttaaatcacagttcacactcacagagaagtcatcaattgttccattcttgtttcattttattcttaaacttaaagtaaaatcatgcacagatgtagacatacattttgtttaggatcaccgaccacaatacaaaatcaagtgctacaagtataaattatgatgcatacaggaccttattttgtgattgttttacatccactgctgtgaataacaaagaatcatgagcagtttgattatcaacttattcagccaggtatattgttcattctccttgttcaatgtttccagtgacacggattggctgcttgatttagggaacaaataagaGTGTGTGGTCCAGCGTAGTTCTGCATCAGTACAGTCAAGTAATACAGTGTTTAAATTGGCAGTGGAACTGAAAGTTAGTTTCTATTATCAACTAGTTCTGTTTTGATGACAACAAAATTGAACACATTTATTTCTGCAAAAAAGCGCACAGGTCTATTGATCATAATGAAtagttaaggccaaaaaaaaatttgtctgtttctggtcacccgaccgaccctaaatttcggcgccgaccctaaactttttttttccaaactcaaaaatgttttattttttttggtggtaaaggacagggtgagaaaatgaacaacaaaaacgtgtgaaaacgaaagtccgctgacgatttgtaaatgtgttgagtgtcttgtctctatgtatagtgaatccagtctctttgcgcaaTTTATAAAGTTaattttattggtctacatttggggttaaaaaaaaaataaataaataaaaaaataaaaatcccgacctaccgaccctattttttttagccatgtttccagaaacagacaattttttttttggcctaatgactCACATACCCACAGTatgttatttcaattttgaaCATATAGTGAAAGTGTTCTCTTCACTTTGGCTTCATACCTGCAATACTGGTAGTGGTATGTTCAGTGTTGCTTGCAGTTGCATGTTATTGGTAGTTTAAATGTGTGCTCGCATTTCAAGTGTAGGCCATTTAATTTTTCAATGCTCCTTATCTTGTTTCCTGTGTAGAGCTATTTTGAGGTTAATCAGCATAATTCAACCTTTGTCAGTTGTGTCAATACATGTCACATTTATGCAAAATGATTTCAAAGTGTATGttaaagtggtgtgtgtgtgtgtgtgtgtgtgtgtgtgtgtgatagaaagagtgaaatctgctcttgaattggaaggaaatagcagcaggtcagatcatatacacatgtatattcaaattcaagattccatccagtgaaaacatgataacagaaaaactgttgcttctgctcatgtgagacacctgaatcagatacaatacacc from Littorina saxatilis isolate snail1 linkage group LG7, US_GU_Lsax_2.0, whole genome shotgun sequence carries:
- the LOC138970139 gene encoding uncharacterized protein, whose amino-acid sequence is MLGLFLSDCLSALQVLTAPAEHLVEELKKSLNDLSQKASVVLQWIPAHCGIAGNEKADGLAKDAGRQEQPETSLSFRETKTLIKHRWKTAFKERNGGYKPDQDPIHRLSRAEQTAIFRLRTGHCGFKAHLKRIGVAESALCDCGAADQTVEHVLNTCTNFTLLRNQIWPEGATLETKLWGTSEDLKATFQFTTAAELRP
- the LOC138970140 gene encoding gastrula zinc finger protein XlCGF7.1-like, with protein sequence MDGSGIDLDISQEIQVETTQADPGPPPASSTPAKPAKKDRGKTHLCTACGNTYKHLPNLRRHIRATHEEGFQCFICKKALVSQVALESHLNGHEKKKPFSCAACKKTYQSRTSLAQHSCSSKPQSFPCDECPKVCPSKKALTQHRLKHAPMPEFRCQFCGVEFKFRQGRGYSQNS